attggtaaattattaattatttcagacAATATTTTTTCCCAGGCTCTGTGGGTAATTGATTTGTTTACTTCTAGGACATTGTATCTCTTTAATTTACatggttttattaaaactttgattatcttttcttttaatgaattccatcattaatgctttttttctatagttatgtttaattgttttagGTATCCTCATCTATGGATTGCAAGTGAAATATAtccaattaacaataataaacttttaagtgtgggaaatagtaaaatgttaaactttatCGATCATCTGGCGAATTTGTAGTGATTAAAATGAGcttttgttgtattatataataatagtaatgattgttgtatataataattaatttcattaacttgCGTTTTGCAAAAATAGACATtaagtaattgtaaataaaaaataattataaatctggtTGCTAATTTAGAATGggaataatttagaatttagaataatttattgaaatatttagaattttaatcttcttaaaattctaaGAAGATTATGACAACTGTAAGAAAGGAAGACTTACTTATAATCTGTAAAAGAATCAGTAATAATTATAAGAGTAGAAATTAAAGAGTGAAAAGAAGAACTTGGATTCAGAAAGGAGTGAGAGAAGGATGTACTCTGTCTcaattgattttcaatttttatatagaagAGGTGAAGGCAAAAGTTGTGAGAGacataataattatcaaataaaaagatGAGGTGTGTAAGATTTGCTGATAAAAACATcatcgatttattattaaaagagaaattaaaataaataaaactaaaaaaatttaatgaaactgaaCAGAAATATGGATATTGAGTCATTAAATATAAAGATGGTTAACGCAATATATCAGAAGTTgcagaatttgtttatttatgttgtaaagttataaaaagaatGAGCAAAGTAAGTCAGACTTCAAAAGCAATTTGGAACAAGCAAGGAAGgctttttttaactcaaaagaGTTAATATCAAATCAATTCCTTTAAGTAAGGCAGAGACACTACCACTTTGCCAGTTTTGTcagcaatattattaaaattaaaaaaaatactgttttttataatttaatgaaagatggctataatgtgttttttttgtaaatttttaataagatttttgactaattatttattttattttatagggtAGTGATGATGAATTAACATCACAAACTGGGGAAGTAATTGCATTCACTTGTGGCCATCGATATGATGGTAATACTGCTTTAGAGAAAGCTGCATTAGGTGCAGCGCATGCATTAAATCAAATCATACGATGTTTCAACAAACTCAACTTGTACGACATTTTGCATGTCCAACATGTATTCTTGGTTGTATTGAAtcagaattaatataaatcataattatattaaatcattttttatcgcaacatttaattatagtaataaaaataattataataatcactaattaatgtaatttaatgattataaatttaaaagaatgattattgttttattaaaaaaaggaaagtattttgtattttttttaagaacattaaattaaaatagtatgatGCTATAAATAatgctacaatttatttaaacttttttaacagtCTGCTTCTGTGCATGTTTGTGGATGTAGCCTCCCCACTGTGACCACAAATTATGGTCTTGAAAGTATTTCTTATTAGACTTTTTGTTATCTATTATAATATGTTGTTATCTTGTTTTAGGCTTTTAGAAAATATAGGCCTGGCATTAAAGCAAAATGAGGATgtattggtatttttaaaacattgttataGTTTGtgttggtttattttaaaaagcaggattattgtttttttatcacttattttttcttgtttaataggattaatgagttttttaatacttcagcagaaatcatttatgatttttatgacaAGAACTACTGTTTTTGTGTAGTATAATTAGACTATTGGACCGCTTGATTACAacttaatttgtaattgtttttacttaaGATTTACTTGTTTTATTGGGTAGATTTGTTTGATATAAGGTCATGCCTTTTTTTCACCCACTGTAATAACACCTGGCttagaatataatatttctaGGAATCAAAGGTCACTTCatgtagttagttatttttaaaatattaaaaaatccataaaGTGAAACATTgtgtttattcaaattaaaacaatattaacttgtatattattaaattatattttacaaaataaaatgcgcTCATTGAAGGagaaaaagtttttagttgttgtaattcaaacataaattcattataagatagatttttaatttttcaaatattagctGTACAAAATAATCACTTTGGAAACAagagtttttacatttttgtgcttagaaataaaatttttgtattattaccaAGGCCTATATACTTCGGCCGTTTATTATCGGCAACTGGACATAGCTATGTAAATCGTGAAATTACCCCCTCCAAAACAAGGAGTACACATGCATTTTCAGCGAGGACAAAAACTCAGTCAACTACAGAAGAGATGGTACAGTCATAGTCAGAATTATTGAAAAGAGCTTCTCCAGTTGCATGATATTTAGGGAGCATATTTACAATTTGATgtaaatagaatacatttatgttataaaatacacaatatataaacacaattacatGGAAATTCACATCTCACTTTTTTGGTGACTGTACACACACACTGAAGTTGACAGCACGAACTCAGTTATGGAATGAATAGCACATGTGCTACTATTGCTTACTTCTAACAAATGCCTTAAAGCAAACTGTCCGTTGTCTCGCGTCGGGTGTCTGTCTAAAATTGGGTTGCCAAAATTGAACAGCCGAAGTACGAAGTAtagttacaatttaaataaacatacacctatatatatatatatttagtctgtatatatttagaaaaaaaataatggtgaaaTCAAGAAAATATGATGTGACAAGCACAGATTTCATGCAATAAAATgtaaggtacttacgtattaacgccactgcagctacagctgctgtttaggttatgttgactttgtgtaCTGACAAAttgtacgtatatcaaaataacctacgcttgcttcgctcgctaacctcttacatattaacgccaccgcagctacagctttatttaaaaacaaagtagtcaatcggatttcagtggattaacattaattggatttcggtgctataacattaaggttatattattaataagttttatatattatgcatatttaatgttaattataaaaggttagcgagcgaagtgagcgtaggctatatttagttaggttattttgatatacgtacgatttgtcagtacacgaagtcaacataacctaaaccgCAGCTGTACCTGCGGTGACATTAATACGTAAGAAccaaatgtaaaaacaattttatatgctTCCTGCATCAACCATGACTGTGTTCAtgtattttcttgttaataataaactattttcataaaaacagaatttatacaaacatgtttttgaattttaagttacaaaaaaattcagcATGGGATGGTAGAGCTGtacttaataattttgattgattttaactaaaaaaaaaaaataataatttaatttaaaaaagagactCTATTTTTGAATACCCAATATGGCagattggagaaaattaaatatttattgagcatataatatatttttttaatggatatggCCAAAATGTAAtactcaattttaataaaaacagtattaaaatatataatagaaaaattgtaatttaactaTGCTGGACTTCACCAAtccagaataaattaaaactaaggcgatctaaatttttaaaaaatccattttactaaattaaaaaatgtaaaacttgaaaatgatttataaacttctgatatttccaAGGATTAATATCGTTACACTACACTTGATCACCTTTAATTAACCATTATTTGTGATTATGAAAGTAGCCAgtatgttaagtaaaaaaaaaaaaattggtaaaattatcTAAACGCAGAACAGGAGATAGATCATGGATATAtagtaaagtacaaaaaaaaaagtttatgtaagctcttctttatatttaataaacatagttAAGAATGTTGTATgtgcttttgttttataaaatataaacaaaatggtgtaaatgttctataaataatttatttataactgttgtCCATCTTTAATtgtgtagtaaataaaatttaataagtaattttggcCCTTTTATATGTTACACATTAGTTACCTGTGCATTTCACATTGATTGAATGCACATCAGACACATTCCACTGAtatacgtttataataaatttaaaaaagttttttatttgaacaaaaataatttttctaattaatttgtaCGGTAttagtattaatgtttttattacagtatgTAATAAGGTTTACAATTAACATTACAAATTTGATagatatatacaatttaatgaatataCACTGCAAGAATAATATATGCCAGATTGGAAATATTGTAACGTATGTGGGTTAATTCAGATAGGCATAATTAACCTTGGAATGTCTGTAGTTTTATAGTAGACCATTCGTTAACTGTAAGTCCAAAATTGcaaataaagaagattttttttcttgttacttttcCTTGGAGCTGGATCTGCTTTAATTACAAACACAGGGAAAACGATGGGGTTCATCCCTGCACTTCTTCTGCTACCTTTGTGCTGAACCCATAATTGAACACCGTAGTAGCTtatgaagtaattaatataaattttaatgtttctgtttgtgtaaattataaaaaagaattattggaagtattaattaattaaaacgttaaatttattatgaagtttGACACAAATATTAGAAAGTTGGTTTAGAAGGTTGCATCTTAACATAAAATGTGAATGGTGAAAGTTTTTTGTTGAAGtagtatactattattattatttcttttgtatgtggttatattaaaaaaaaaaaacaaaaataacagctGATATATTTCTATTAGGTGTATTATTAAGtagattctttttaaatttaatatactctaagtttttattaaaaaagtttatattttgaacATGTTCATAAATATGAAGTTGAGTACAGTATTCAAGTCCTGCAATGGAAAGCTATGGTGAGAAATTTCTAATTCACTGTAATTACTTTGGATGTAAACTTAAATTCTAGTATTAtataagtctaaaaaaaatttcaggactgaggctataaaaacaactaaaattatcaaaaaatagtttatatatatatataagcttctACTTAACCTCCCTTAAATGCGATACaatgattaaattgttttaaaagatcATCAAAAGCCCTAGGGAAGTCTTTTTTGGAATCATTTTGAGGATGCTTGTAACAGTTTTTTCTATTCCAACTAACAACTTATGCCTCGTTCCTTAATGGGTATCTTGACTTCAGTCAGAAATAGAAATTGTCTGCAGGTGCTATAACTGGTGAGTATGGCTGTGCCTGAGCCGGCACATTGtcataaaatgtgaataaaaatctagaaaatgatgatttacttgcaattagtaattttaaataaattttaaaataaaaatcacttcctgtacgaggtgtgtgagaaaagtaatgagactgactttttacttaccaaggtttttattttttcaaacagcaatattatccccttcaaagtagttcccttggggagctatacactggcggagtcattgttcccactcctgatggcagcgctggaaggcttcaaccggtagggcttttaactggtcggtcacagtcttttgaatgttctccagagttaaaaaatgacatccttttaagatatgtttcaatttcgggaaaaggaaaagtcacaaaaactcaaatcaggtgaatagggggggttgaggaaccataggaatgcgttttgaagtaaaaaattccgtgatggaaatggccgtgtgacacggggcattgtcatgatgaagcatcaaCTTGTCtgtaatgtctggtctcacgccaatcactcttttcctgagcctttcaaggacacctttgtaaaacacttggttgacagtttgtcctggaggaacaaattctttatgcacgataaccctactgtcaaaaagctaatcggcatggttttgatctttgatttgctcattctacatttttttcggtcgaggagatgatggagtgtgccactcttcgctttgccgctttgtttcaggatcgtactcaaatatccaggattcatcacatGTGATCACACGACTGAAGAATTCTTGgccattgtcaatcctctcaagacgatcaatgcacacgtttcttcaattgtccttctgttctgttgtgagATTTTTCGACAccaatttcacacaaacctttcgcatatcCAAATCGTATGTCAAAATTTAattacggtgaaagtgtttaaattaacTCTTTACtcgtcatccttattgttaaacgacggtccgatctcacaagaaccctcacatgctcaacgttttcgtcagattttaaagttgaaggtctccttgagcgaggttgatcttcaacatgttctcggccttccaaaaatgattttgccagcagaaaacttgtactcttgataagcaatgttttcCATAGggctgtttcaacttttcaaaggtcacactcgcggattctccaagtttaacacaaaactttattgcacaacgtcgctctaaattctgatgctccattttcgtaacacacaacttcactgatggcccTGTCAAAAATAATtcgttggctgaacggagttgaaactcgtactgatcATGTGGAAgcgatgaacaaaccggtctagcacagaccgaaAGACACAacattgccagatcgctcgcagtattaccaatctcattacttttctcacacacctcgtatatgcacatatttttatcaaaaatatattaatattaatatattaatattaagtattttataaaataaactaatattatccATTGAACCAAAGGTGTATTCTGTGTACATGTATTAAAACTACAGATGTAAAATTAACAGTCCACAGAAAGGTAAAAGAATTATGTATTTTAGGGCTTATTTGTTTTAGAAACAATAATACTCAAGCTATGTAGTTTTAACACCAAAACCAAATACCTTTAACCTTCATAATTGagaatataatattcattataattaacaataattatgttaaagatGGTTTctgaataaatgaaatcgggaGTATATTTCATCACAACAGCTCTAAACCAAATATTATTGCAACTAAAACACTTAACACTTATTAGGATGcgtaatatgaattataattgctagtgtttgataaattattatattattgataatggttaggtactaatttttataatgcaaCATATTAAAATGCCTTGTTGATAATTAAATAcctataaaaaatcatttataaaactaatgagtaattatttaagtattttgtaaCTATGTATATGTGTTATTCATTTGGGTgctattaatacaatattattagagATCAGGCTTAACTGTTAACGTGGAAACCTCCTAAATTTAGCATCTGTCTCTGGTCATGACATATACctaatatgtacatacatatttatttgtttattttgtatgatttttatatttattaattattatttttattattttaataatgaagcaGATCCATTTACGGTTGAAATCATTTAACATCATTGacttaacaatttttactgtactaACTATTTAAGTctcttaataacttttataagaataattttgaaataaattacttgtaGTGACTACAGATAAAATTGATGTTATTGAcagttacaaaagtttttttacgcaCAGTAAAcagtttgtaaattaatttttatttgttatgaaacaaaaataaaagaatatttcatgTGTCAGAGATCTTTGTTAATTACTAATTTTGTGAATTATATTTACTCGTTGCTATGCATGTAGATGGGCATCATAACATGTGAAAACTTTATTGT
Above is a genomic segment from Lycorma delicatula isolate Av1 chromosome 12, ASM4794821v1, whole genome shotgun sequence containing:
- the LOC142333192 gene encoding uncharacterized protein LOC142333192 isoform X1; protein product: MIDILAGLSWTSHPHIISMSSTEQSIQHYSVVSVSQNSNQDPESRLMSIIDELCNQQGTQPYIDIKFLGSDDELTSQTGEVIAFTCGHRYDGNTALEKAALGAAHALNQIIRCFNKLNLYDILHVQHVFLVVLNQN